CGAGTTTCACCAGCTATGTGTTCAATATCCTGGGCGAAGCCCATGTCGACCATGCGATCTGCTTCATCAAGGATTAGCGTTTCAACGGCGCGGCAGTCGAAGTTTTCTTCTTTAATGTATTGCAGCAGGCGTCCGGTGGTCGCGACCACGATATCTTGGTTTTCACTGAACACTTCCGCGTGGTTCATATACGCTACGCCGCCGGTAATAGTGGCGATATCCAGATGAGTATGTTTTGCCAGTTCACGCGCATGGTCAGCAACCTGCATCGCCAGCTCGCGAGTCGGCGTCAAGATGAGAATGCGCGGCGGACCGGACTTCTTGCGTGGAAAATCGAGCAGGTGCTGCAACGCTGGCAGCAAATACGCCGCTGTTTTACCGGTGCCGGTCGGGGCTGAACCGAGAATGTCACGGCCATCAAGCGCAGGCGGAATAGCGGCGGCCTGAATGGCTGTCGGGCGTGTGAAACCTTTATCCTGGAGCGCTTCCAGTAGGTTTTCGTCGAGTTCAAGTTCGGAAAAAGTCGTTACAGTCATGATCTACCTCTGAGTGGACCGCCGATTATAGACGTTACGGACGCAATGTTCATCTGTTTGTAAGGCTATCTGTTCTCCGGTATTGTGCATAGCCTTAAGCCCAGGAGTTTTTTGCCCGCAAGGTTATCGAGGATGTCTCAGTCGAAGTTTGCGCTGCCGCGCAATGGTTTTACATTTAAACAATTTTTTATTGCCCACGATCGCTGTGCGATGAAGGTGGGCACTGACGGCATTTTACTTGGCGCATGGGCTCCGATAGCGCAGGTTAAGCACGTACTGGATATTGGTACTGGCAGCGGCCTGCTTGCGCTAATGATAGCGCAGCGAACCGTGGAGGCGGTCACTGTTGACGCTGTAGAACTGGACGAAGATGCGGCAGAACAGGCGCGGGAAAACGCTGAAGAATCCCTGTGGTCCGGACGTATCCAGATCCACCAGGCTGATATTCAGCAATGGCAGTCGCCGCAAACCCGACGCTACGAACTGATTGTCAGCAATCCGCCTTTTTTTGCTGAAGGTGTCCCTTGCGCGACCTCACGGCGTGAGCAGGCCCGCTATACCACCACGCTCGATCACACAACGCTGTTAACCTGTGCCGCTGAATCCATTACGGAAGAGGGATTTTTTTGCGTTGTGTTGCCGGTTGATGTCGGCAATGCATTTGTTCAGCGGGCGCAGAATATGGGTTGGCATCTACGTTTACGTACCGACGTGGCGGAAACGGAAATGCGTCCACCGCATCGGGTTCTGTTGGCTTTTTCGCCGACAGCGGGTGAGTGCTTTAGCGACAGGTTGGTTATCCGTGGGCCAGAGCAGCAGTATTCCGAAGGATTTACCGCTCTGACCGAGGATTTCTATCTTTTTATGTGAACCAGTGGCGACAGCACTGACGGTCCGCTAGTCGGCAACTGTTCCGGATAGTCCAGCGTATAGTGCAGACCACGGCTCTCTTTACGTAGCATGGCGCAGCGCACAATCAACTCGGCAACCTGGACCAGGTTACGCAGCTCCAGCAAATTATTGGAGACGCGGAAGCGGGTGTAATATTCGTCCAGTTCCTGCTGCAGCATAGTAATGCGTCGCAGGGCGCGCTCAAGTCGGCGGGTGGTGCGCACAATGCCGACATAATCCCACATTAATAAGCGCAGCTCATGCCAGTTATGTTGGATAACAACAAGTTCGTCGGGGATCTCGACCTGGCTTTCGTCCCATAAAGGAAGCTCATTGACTCTCTGCGCGAAAGGCATGCGCTTAACGATATCTTCGGCTGCGGACCAACCGTAAACAAGACACTCCAACAGCGAGTTTGAAGCCATGCGGTTAGCGCCATGTAATCCGGTATAGCTGACTTCGCCGATGGCGTACAGGCCGTCGACATCAGTACGTCCGTTATCGTCAACCATCACACCGCCGCAGGTATAGTGAGCAGCCGGAACAATAGGCACCGGCTCTTTTGTCAGATCGATTCCCAATCCCAGTAACTTCTCGTAAATCATCGGGAAATGGTGGCGAATAAATTCTGCGGGTTTATGGCTGATGTCGAGATACATGCAGTCGACGCCAAGGCGCTTCATTTCATGGTCGATGGCTCGGGCGACCACATCGCGGGGGGCCAGTTCACCGCGTTCGTCAAAGTCCGGCATAAATCGTGTGCCGTCCGGGCGCTTCAACAGTGCGCCTTCACCGCGCAAGGCTTCTGTCAGCAGGAAATTGCGCGCCTGCGGATGGTATAAGGCGGTGGGGTGAAACTGATTGAACTCAAGGTTGGCGACACGGCAACCCGCACGCCAGGCCATGGCAATCCCATCACCGGAAGAGACGTCTGGATTTGTCGTATATTGGTATACCTTAGCCGCGCCTCCGGTAGCCAGTACCACCGCTTTTGCGCTACAAGTTTCAACCGTCTCCTTATTTCGATTCCAGACCCAGGCTCCTACCACGCGACGCGTACCCGGCAGGCCGATTTTATCTGAGATAATCAGGTCAACGGCGTTGCTGCGTTCCAGCACGCGGATGTTGGGATGAGAAAGTGCTTTGCTGACCAGCGTTGTCTCTACGGCTTTACCCGTCGCATCGGCTGAGTGGAGAATTCGGCGGTGGCTATGACCCCCTTCTCGGGTCAAATGATAGCTTTCAGCCCCATTAGCCTGAACCTGAGTATCAAACAGGACGCCCTGATCAATAAGCCACTGAACGCAGGGTTTAGCGTTGCTGGCGACAAAAGAAACGGCATGGCGATCGCAAAGGCCGGCTCCGGCAACCAACGTATCTTCTACATGGGATTCAACGCTGTCGGTTTCATCGAAGACGGCGGCGATCCCGCCTTGAGCATAGAAAGTTGACCCTTCACTGATAGGGCCTTTGCTCAGTACCGTGACTGTGCAGTGTTCCGCCAGCCGCAAAGCAAGGGACAATCCGGCAGCACCGCTGCCAACAATCAGTACATCACAAGAGGAATCAGAAGTTGTGTTCATGAGTTTTGTTTAATTTACTAAACAGGATTGCAGCACAATAGCACCAGCTTGCGCTGAATCGTACATTTTTTTTACTCAATGTTGTGGCGACTAAACATGACGCTTTGATGGGATGGGCTGTAAATGTAAGAAAAGTTTTGCGAAGCAACTCGTTAGCTTCAGATTTTATAGTGAAATAAAAGTCGGGTTACGTTACCCTTCTGGCGGGCTTTGCGCTTTTTCTTATTATCTTACATATCGTTTAGCTACCGGGGCATATAATGAGAGATAACGACCCGTCAGC
This Klebsiella sp. RHBSTW-00484 DNA region includes the following protein-coding sequences:
- the nadB gene encoding L-aspartate oxidase, which gives rise to MNTTSDSSCDVLIVGSGAAGLSLALRLAEHCTVTVLSKGPISEGSTFYAQGGIAAVFDETDSVESHVEDTLVAGAGLCDRHAVSFVASNAKPCVQWLIDQGVLFDTQVQANGAESYHLTREGGHSHRRILHSADATGKAVETTLVSKALSHPNIRVLERSNAVDLIISDKIGLPGTRRVVGAWVWNRNKETVETCSAKAVVLATGGAAKVYQYTTNPDVSSGDGIAMAWRAGCRVANLEFNQFHPTALYHPQARNFLLTEALRGEGALLKRPDGTRFMPDFDERGELAPRDVVARAIDHEMKRLGVDCMYLDISHKPAEFIRHHFPMIYEKLLGLGIDLTKEPVPIVPAAHYTCGGVMVDDNGRTDVDGLYAIGEVSYTGLHGANRMASNSLLECLVYGWSAAEDIVKRMPFAQRVNELPLWDESQVEIPDELVVIQHNWHELRLLMWDYVGIVRTTRRLERALRRITMLQQELDEYYTRFRVSNNLLELRNLVQVAELIVRCAMLRKESRGLHYTLDYPEQLPTSGPSVLSPLVHIKR
- the trmN gene encoding tRNA(1)(Val) (adenine(37)-N(6))-methyltransferase TrmN, which produces MSQSKFALPRNGFTFKQFFIAHDRCAMKVGTDGILLGAWAPIAQVKHVLDIGTGSGLLALMIAQRTVEAVTVDAVELDEDAAEQARENAEESLWSGRIQIHQADIQQWQSPQTRRYELIVSNPPFFAEGVPCATSRREQARYTTTLDHTTLLTCAAESITEEGFFCVVLPVDVGNAFVQRAQNMGWHLRLRTDVAETEMRPPHRVLLAFSPTAGECFSDRLVIRGPEQQYSEGFTALTEDFYLFM